The proteins below come from a single Chloroflexota bacterium genomic window:
- the glnA gene encoding type I glutamate--ammonia ligase, with amino-acid sequence MPLQCSTPEDVLAVIKEHDVQIVDLRFTDMPGIWQHFSIPAGALDEDAFSEGLGFDGSSIRGFQQIQESDMLLIPDPTTAFFDPFRAASTLVLICNVRDPITRENYTRDPRYIAQKAEAYLKSTGIADVSYWGPEAEFFIFDDIRYAQDTNYGYYYIDSVEGSWNTGREENPNLGYKPRTKEGYFPVPPSDTLQDIRSEIVLTMLEAGVETEAHHHEVATGGQCEIDMRFAELVQMADNLMKYKYIVKNVARKYGKTATFMPKPLFGDNGSGMHTHQSLWKGDTNLFYDESGYAGLSDMARYYIGGLLKHAPSLLAFCAPTVNSYHRLVPGFEAPINLVYSQRNRSAAVRIPMYSPSPKAKRVELRFPDPSCNGYLAFAAMLMAGLDGIQNQIDPGEPIDKDLYDLPPEEAARVESTPGSLAEVLDALEQDYEFLLKGDVFTPDVIETWLTYKREREVDPIRLRPHPYEFYLYFDI; translated from the coding sequence ATGCCGCTTCAGTGCAGCACACCAGAGGATGTCTTAGCCGTAATCAAGGAACACGACGTGCAGATAGTGGACCTCCGGTTTACCGACATGCCGGGGATCTGGCAACACTTCTCGATACCGGCGGGCGCACTGGATGAGGACGCTTTCAGCGAGGGGCTGGGCTTCGATGGGTCGTCCATTCGCGGCTTCCAGCAGATCCAGGAGAGCGACATGCTGCTCATCCCGGACCCGACGACCGCCTTCTTCGATCCGTTCCGGGCCGCGTCCACGCTGGTGCTCATCTGCAACGTGCGTGATCCCATCACGCGCGAGAACTACACTCGCGACCCGCGATACATCGCTCAGAAGGCGGAGGCCTACCTCAAGAGCACCGGCATCGCGGACGTGAGCTACTGGGGGCCGGAGGCCGAGTTCTTCATCTTTGATGATATCCGCTACGCTCAGGACACCAACTACGGCTATTACTACATCGACTCGGTGGAGGGGAGCTGGAACACCGGCCGGGAGGAGAACCCCAACCTGGGGTACAAGCCGCGCACGAAAGAGGGCTACTTCCCCGTGCCGCCCAGCGACACACTGCAGGACATCCGCAGCGAGATCGTGCTGACCATGCTCGAAGCGGGCGTGGAGACCGAGGCGCATCATCATGAGGTCGCCACCGGCGGGCAGTGCGAGATCGACATGCGCTTCGCCGAGCTGGTGCAGATGGCGGACAACTTGATGAAGTACAAGTACATCGTCAAGAACGTCGCCCGCAAGTACGGCAAGACGGCGACCTTTATGCCCAAGCCGCTGTTCGGGGACAACGGATCGGGGATGCACACGCACCAGAGCCTCTGGAAGGGCGATACCAACCTCTTCTACGATGAGAGCGGATACGCCGGGTTGAGCGACATGGCCCGATACTACATCGGCGGCCTGCTGAAGCACGCGCCATCGCTGCTGGCGTTCTGCGCGCCGACGGTGAACTCCTATCACCGCCTGGTGCCCGGCTTCGAAGCCCCGATCAACCTGGTCTACTCGCAGCGCAACCGCTCGGCGGCGGTGCGTATCCCCATGTACTCGCCCAGCCCGAAGGCCAAGCGAGTGGAGCTCCGCTTCCCGGACCCCTCGTGCAACGGCTACCTGGCCTTCGCGGCCATGCTGATGGCGGGATTGGACGGCATCCAGAACCAGATCGATCCTGGTGAGCCCATCGACAAGGACCTGTACGATCTGCCGCCGGAGGAGGCGGCGCGGGTGGAGTCCACCCCCGGCTCCCTGGCCGAGGTGCTGGACGCGCTGGAACAGGACTACGAGTTCCTGCTCAAGGGCGACGTCTTCACGCCGGATGTCATCGAGACCTGGCTGACGTACAAGCGGGAGCGCGAGGTGGACCCGATTCGGCTCCGGCCGCACCCGTACGAGTTCTACCTCTACTTCGACATCTAA
- a CDS encoding glutamine synthetase adenylyltransferase, whose translation MLAPVGFVDWQAAARCLRRLASRAEGREAFLECLPTLLTALQGVASPDRVLVNLERFVQSAPDRQALLRYLADNPRAIEVLATLFAGSQFLTEILLRTPEYFERLIAYRRLAQPKDVKGLYSEAMEAIAPFAEVDARLDALRRFQRWELLRIGTCDLLGLLDLATVTDQLSGLADSLVRACLAIAAEQTDTPTEGFAVLALGKLGGQELNYSSDIDLLFLARSGPMAYRRLGQRLIEALSRITSEGFLYRVDMRLRPWGRSGALVSSIDGYIAYLHQHARLWEKQALLKARVIAGDEDVGEEFLHRATPLIYDITGEAARADMRAMKERIESQLRQRGREWGEVKLGQGSIRDVEFVTQYLQLRYGARRPDLRSHNTLDALSRLRASGFLPEDEYDVLLEGYIFLRTIEHHLQLMHYQQTHALPDDAEGLAHLARRLGFQGAEAGAQLVARYQQHSAAIRAVYQRYLEGRESVRAMNTNPRPASDHGSRHLARMGPSYIATFSDREIEHHIALADRLGQDNLAEVEAEPREDGQWRVTIVAYDYLGELSLICGLLFVYGFNILDGQVFTYEPLSEPSADSRPSSTPSSRRARPRPRLSTGGPSAETRRKIVDVFTVHPVHGEVSPETWARYAEDLEALLRRLDAGEQREAQGELAKRVADALRKIPSATAPLYPVDIEIDNEASERYTVLRIDAPDTIGFLYEFTNALALIGIYIARVTIDSVGNRVRDTLYVTDARGQKITDPDRQRRLRAAAVLVKHFTHLLPRSPNPESALLHFRNFVGQLFMRPDWPDELTTLERPEVLEALARLLGVSDFLWEDFLRMQHDNLFPVVRDVDALAQAKTKEQWRRELADALREAPDYEARREVLNTFKDREMFRIDMRHILGYITEFGQFSGELTELAEVIVEAAYRLCDEELRAQYGDPLLEDGTPAPLSVCALGKCGGRELGYASDIELMFIFAGNGETTGPRVITTAEYYERLVYAFLQTIRARREGIFEIDLQLRPYGRMGSMAVSLEAFRRYFGPGGPAWAYERQALVKLRPIAGDPELGKHIEALRDQFVYSGEPFDVKAMRAMRERQIRHLVTGGTFNAKFSPGGLVDLEYLVQGLQITHGHQDPTLRRTNTREAMEALAEAGILSAEEFRRLREAHIFLRRLINALRMVRGNAKDLTVPPTDSEEFAFLARRLGYGGDVERLHADLVRHTAYVRDLNAFLLQ comes from the coding sequence ATGTTGGCGCCTGTCGGCTTCGTCGACTGGCAGGCGGCCGCCCGCTGCCTGCGCAGGCTCGCCAGCCGGGCGGAGGGACGAGAGGCGTTCCTGGAATGCCTCCCCACCCTGCTGACGGCCCTGCAAGGCGTCGCCAGCCCCGACCGGGTGCTGGTGAACCTGGAGCGCTTCGTCCAAAGCGCCCCGGATCGCCAGGCGTTGCTCCGCTACCTCGCCGACAACCCCCGGGCCATCGAGGTACTCGCCACCCTCTTCGCCGGAAGCCAGTTTCTCACGGAGATCCTCCTGCGCACCCCCGAGTACTTCGAGCGGCTCATCGCCTACAGGCGGCTGGCCCAGCCCAAAGACGTCAAAGGGCTCTACTCGGAGGCCATGGAGGCCATCGCCCCCTTCGCCGAGGTCGACGCCCGGCTGGACGCGCTGAGGCGCTTTCAGCGCTGGGAGCTCCTGCGCATCGGCACCTGCGACCTCCTCGGCCTGCTGGACCTGGCCACGGTCACCGATCAGCTCTCCGGCCTGGCCGACAGCCTGGTTCGGGCCTGCCTGGCCATCGCCGCGGAGCAGACCGACACCCCAACGGAGGGGTTCGCCGTCCTGGCGCTGGGCAAGCTGGGTGGCCAGGAGCTGAACTACAGCTCCGACATCGATCTGCTGTTCCTGGCGCGCTCGGGCCCCATGGCCTATCGGCGGCTGGGGCAGCGGCTGATCGAGGCGCTGTCCCGGATCACGTCCGAGGGATTCCTCTATCGCGTCGACATGCGGCTGCGCCCGTGGGGCCGCTCCGGGGCACTGGTCTCCTCCATCGACGGGTATATCGCCTACCTGCACCAACACGCCCGGCTGTGGGAGAAGCAGGCGCTGCTCAAAGCGCGCGTCATCGCCGGGGATGAGGACGTCGGCGAGGAGTTCCTGCATCGAGCGACGCCGCTGATCTACGACATCACGGGAGAGGCGGCGCGAGCGGACATGCGGGCCATGAAGGAGCGCATCGAGTCCCAACTGCGTCAGCGTGGGCGGGAGTGGGGCGAGGTCAAGCTCGGCCAGGGCTCGATCCGTGATGTCGAGTTCGTGACCCAATACCTCCAGCTGCGATATGGCGCGCGCCGCCCCGATCTCCGCAGCCACAACACGCTGGACGCCCTGTCCAGGCTACGCGCTTCCGGGTTCCTCCCCGAGGACGAATACGACGTTCTGCTGGAGGGCTACATCTTCCTGCGCACCATCGAGCACCATCTGCAACTGATGCATTACCAGCAGACCCATGCGCTCCCGGACGACGCGGAGGGGCTGGCCCATCTGGCCCGCCGGCTGGGATTCCAGGGGGCCGAAGCCGGCGCGCAGCTCGTCGCCCGATACCAGCAGCACAGTGCGGCGATCCGGGCCGTCTACCAGCGATATCTAGAGGGAAGGGAAAGCGTGCGAGCGATGAATACAAATCCCCGGCCTGCCTCCGACCATGGCTCACGACACCTGGCCCGGATGGGCCCCTCGTACATCGCCACCTTCAGCGATCGCGAGATCGAGCATCACATCGCGCTGGCGGATCGGCTCGGCCAGGACAACCTGGCCGAGGTGGAGGCGGAGCCTCGCGAGGACGGGCAATGGCGCGTCACCATCGTGGCATACGACTACCTGGGCGAGCTCTCCTTGATCTGTGGGCTGCTGTTCGTGTACGGGTTCAACATCCTGGACGGGCAGGTCTTCACATACGAGCCGCTCTCGGAGCCTTCCGCCGACTCACGGCCGAGCTCGACGCCATCCTCCCGCCGGGCGCGGCCCCGGCCACGCCTGTCCACGGGAGGGCCATCCGCGGAGACCCGGCGCAAGATCGTGGACGTGTTCACTGTGCACCCCGTGCACGGGGAGGTCTCCCCGGAGACCTGGGCGCGATACGCGGAGGATCTGGAGGCTCTCCTGCGGCGGCTGGACGCCGGGGAACAGCGGGAGGCCCAGGGCGAGCTGGCGAAGCGGGTCGCCGACGCGCTGCGAAAGATCCCCAGCGCCACGGCGCCGCTGTACCCGGTCGATATCGAGATCGACAACGAGGCCTCCGAGCGCTATACCGTCCTCCGCATCGACGCGCCAGACACCATCGGCTTCCTGTACGAGTTCACCAACGCGCTGGCCCTCATCGGCATCTACATCGCCCGGGTCACCATCGACTCGGTCGGGAATCGCGTGCGTGACACGCTGTACGTCACCGATGCCCGAGGGCAGAAGATCACCGATCCGGACAGACAACGCCGGCTGCGCGCCGCGGCCGTGTTGGTCAAGCACTTCACGCACCTGTTGCCGCGCTCGCCCAACCCGGAATCCGCCCTGCTCCACTTCCGGAACTTCGTGGGGCAGCTCTTCATGCGGCCGGACTGGCCTGACGAGCTGACCACCCTGGAGAGGCCGGAGGTGTTGGAGGCGCTGGCCAGGTTGCTGGGCGTCAGCGACTTCCTGTGGGAGGACTTCCTCCGCATGCAGCACGACAACCTCTTCCCAGTCGTTCGGGACGTCGATGCGCTGGCACAGGCCAAGACCAAGGAGCAGTGGCGCCGAGAGCTGGCGGACGCTCTCCGGGAGGCCCCGGACTACGAGGCCCGCCGGGAGGTGCTCAACACCTTCAAGGACCGGGAGATGTTCCGCATCGACATGCGGCATATCCTGGGCTACATCACCGAGTTCGGGCAGTTCTCCGGTGAGCTGACGGAGCTGGCCGAGGTGATCGTGGAGGCGGCCTATCGCCTGTGCGACGAGGAGCTGCGGGCCCAGTACGGGGATCCCCTCCTGGAGGACGGGACGCCCGCTCCGTTGAGCGTCTGCGCGCTGGGCAAGTGCGGCGGGCGAGAGCTGGGCTACGCCTCCGACATCGAGCTGATGTTCATCTTCGCCGGTAACGGCGAGACCACGGGGCCTCGCGTCATCACCACAGCGGAGTATTACGAGCGACTGGTATACGCGTTCCTGCAGACGATCCGGGCACGACGAGAGGGGATCTTCGAGATCGATCTGCAACTGCGCCCCTACGGCCGCATGGGCAGCATGGCCGTCTCGCTGGAGGCCTTTCGGCGCTACTTCGGCCCGGGCGGCCCCGCGTGGGCATACGAACGCCAGGCGCTGGTGAAGCTACGGCCGATCGCCGGGGACCCGGAGCTGGGCAAACACATCGAGGCGCTGCGAGACCAATTCGTCTACAGCGGCGAGCCGTTCGACGTCAAGGCCATGCGCGCCATGCGCGAGAGACAGATCCGACACCTCGTCACGGGAGGAACCTTCAACGCGAAGTTCAGCCCGGGCGGCCTGGTGGACCTGGAATACCTGGTCCAGGGACTGCAGATCACCCACGGGCACCAGGACCCCACGCTGCGTCGAACCAACACGCGAGAGGCCATGGAGGCGCTGGCGGAGGCGGGCATCCTCTCAGCCGAGGAGTTCCGGCGGCTTCGGGAGGCCCACATCTTCCTGAGACGGCTGATCAACGCGCTGCGGATGGTGCGGGGAAACGCCAAGGATCTGACGGTCCCCCCCACGGATAGTGAGGAGTTCGCGTTCCTGGCCCGCCGGCTGGGATATGGGGGAGACGTGGAGCGGCTCCACGCCGATCTGGTCCGCCACACCGCATACGTCCGTGATCTGAACGCGTTCTTATTGCAGTGA